Genomic window (Streptomyces sp. NBC_00078):
AGGTGGTCTGGTGGTTGTAGGCGTCCAGACACAAGGTGGTCCCCGAGATGGTCACCGTCAGCTGCCCGGACCCGGTACGGGTCCAGAGCTGGCCGGCCCCGCCCTGGCAATCCCGGATCTGCATCTGCGTACCTGGCGTCGTCGACGCGTTCGGTACGTCCAGGCACTTGCTCGCGCCCACCGCGTGCAGCGCACCGGAGGTGCTGGGCGGCGGAGTCGTCGTGTCGCCGTCGAGACCGAGGAAGGTGATGGCGTAGGCGAGCATGCCGGGCTGCGGCAGGGTGTGGCCCGTGCCCGCGATGCTGATGCCCTCGACGGGGGACTGCGGGCCGGTGCCGCCGTAGCGGGTGCGGGTCCAGGACGACTGCGGCCGATCGGTGGCGGTGGGTGTCTGACTCAGTGCGTGGAGGTTGGTCCACTGCTTGATCTCCTCGCCGAAGTTGGGATAGGCGAGGGTCGTGTCGGTGGTGCCGTGCCACAGCTGCATACGGGGGTAGCGGCCGCTGTAGCCCGGATACATGGAACGGGCCAGGTCACCCCACTGCTGAGCCGATTTGATGATGTTGCCTCCGGAGCACTGGCCGTTCCACTGCGAGCCGTCACTGGTGGCGAAGCAGCCCGCCGGCACTCCGGAGAACGCCGAGGCGGCGCTGAAGACATCGGGGTATTCGGCGGCCAGCACATTCGTCATCATGGCTCCCGACGAGAATCCGCTGACGACGATGCGGGCCGGGTCGACGTTGTAGCGCTGGCGCGTGTAACCGACCATCGACATGATGCCGGTGGAGTCGCTGCCGCCGTCACGCCTGAGCGCCGCGGGTGACGAGACGTCGAAGCAGTGCCCGTCACGGGTGGCCTCGGGCAGGACGATGACGAAGCCGTACCGGTCGGCGGCGGTGACGTAGTCGTGCCCGTTGCCGCCGAAGATCCCCCCGGCCGATCCCCCGCAGTAGTGGACCAGGACGAGCAGGGCGGGTCTGGGCGCCACGTGGTCGGGCACGTAGACGTACATGTTGAGGTTGGTGGGGTTGTTCCCGAAGCCGGTGACGCGGGTCAGGCTCGCCGCGGCCGCGGGTTGGGGCGCCAGGAGCGTGAGGGCCGCGACCAGTGGCAGTAGCACCATCGCCAGGACCGCGCGCAGAGTGCGTCTCATGGAGGAACCTCGTTTCCGGTGATCGGTGTGGGCTTGTGGTACGCCGGCCCTGGCCCCCCGGGGGGCCCGGCGGGCGCCGCGGGATGCGGCGCCCGCCGGGGATGGGTGGTCGGCCGGTGGCTGTGGCGAACCGGCGCCCGTCGGGGATGGGTGGTCAGCCGATGGCTGTGGCGAAGATGTGCATGGCCACCTGGCCTGACACCGCGTCGGAGCCGACGTTCGGCAGGGTCAGGTAGGCCACGGTCTTGCCTGCCTGGAGCGGCACGGTGGCGCCGTACACGTTGACCTTCTGCTGGACCTTTCCGCTGCCGCTGTTGATGTAGTCGG
Coding sequences:
- a CDS encoding PHB depolymerase family esterase yields the protein MRRTLRAVLAMVLLPLVAALTLLAPQPAAAASLTRVTGFGNNPTNLNMYVYVPDHVAPRPALLVLVHYCGGSAGGIFGGNGHDYVTAADRYGFVIVLPEATRDGHCFDVSSPAALRRDGGSDSTGIMSMVGYTRQRYNVDPARIVVSGFSSGAMMTNVLAAEYPDVFSAASAFSGVPAGCFATSDGSQWNGQCSGGNIIKSAQQWGDLARSMYPGYSGRYPRMQLWHGTTDTTLAYPNFGEEIKQWTNLHALSQTPTATDRPQSSWTRTRYGGTGPQSPVEGISIAGTGHTLPQPGMLAYAITFLGLDGDTTTPPPSTSGALHAVGASKCLDVPNASTTPGTQMQIRDCQGGAGQLWTRTGSGQLTVTISGTTLCLDAYNHQTTSGTKVVTWPCNGGANQQWNLNAEGTVTGVQSGLCLDVTGASTANGTPVQLWTCSGGTNQKWNLS